GGCCGTGCCCGAGTGACGCGCCGCGTCCATCGTCCGGCACCGCGCATGGCCTTCTTCTTGCTCCCTTGGCGCCAAGCGGCCGGCATCGCCGGCGACCCGCGTGGCGGGCGAGTGCATTTTCTGCAGGGGTGGCAAAGTCATGAACAAGTTCGATGTCCTGGTGATCGAAGACGATGCGCAGCGGGCGCAGGCGATCCTGGCTGCATTGCATTTTCTGGGCTATCGGCCATGGTCGGCATGTGGCGGCGATTCCGCGCCGGGCGAGGCTGACTGGCGGCTGCTCTACGTCGGCACGATCTTCGACGAGGCGCGCGCGCAGCGGCAGCTGGAACGGCTCGGCGAGGCCGCCGCGCACGTGCCGCTGCTGTGTGCCGACGACTCGCCCTGGCGCGACCGGCTGGCCGCAGCCGGCGCGCCGTTCGCCGCGCGCGCGACGAGCCTGGCCTTTCCCTTGCGCTACGAGGCGCTGGCCGAGGCGCTGCGCGACCTGCATGCGCGCCTCGTCGGCACGCCGCGCCAGGGCGCGCTGCGCTTCGTCGGCGAATCCGGGCCGATGGCGCGCGTCAATGCGCTGATCCGCCAGGTCGCGCCGTTCGACTCCAGCGTGCTGGTGCTCGGCGAATCGGGCACCGGCAAGGAACTGGTCGCGCGCACCATCCATGCCTGTTCGCCGCGCCGTGACCGCCCCTTCGTGGCGATCAATTGCGGGGCCATCCCGGCCGAACTGCTGGAGAGCGAACTGTTCGGCCACGAGAAAGGCGCCTTCACCGGCGCCATCGGCACGCGCAAGGGCCGTTTCGAGCTCGCCGAGGGCGGCACGCTGTTCCTGGACGAGATCGGCGACATGAGCCTGCCTATGCAGGTGAAGCTGCTGCGCGTGCTGCAGGAGCGTTCATTCGAGCGCGTCGGCGGCAACAAGACCCTGCATTGCGACGTGCGCATCATCGCC
The DNA window shown above is from Aerosticca soli and carries:
- a CDS encoding sigma-54 dependent transcriptional regulator, whose product is MNKFDVLVIEDDAQRAQAILAALHFLGYRPWSACGGDSAPGEADWRLLYVGTIFDEARAQRQLERLGEAAAHVPLLCADDSPWRDRLAAAGAPFAARATSLAFPLRYEALAEALRDLHARLVGTPRQGALRFVGESGPMARVNALIRQVAPFDSSVLVLGESGTGKELVARTIHACSPRRDRPFVAINCGAIPAELLESELFGHEKGAFTGAIGTRKGRFELAEGGTLFLDEIGDMSLPMQVKLLRVLQERSFERVGGNKTLHCDVRIIAATHRNLEQAIADGRFREDLYYRLSVFPLELPALRDRLEDLPLLIEEFNQRQARRGLARVRFAAGALEALRHYAWPGNVRELCNLVERLAILYPHGEVRAADLPEKYRGPAADESVRSAALLALMDEARPAIGAPAAVTVEPSLLPDGGLDLKEHLADIEVGLIRQALDATGGVVAHAAKLLRMQRTTLVEKLRKYGLQGSLAA